A single window of Penaeus chinensis breed Huanghai No. 1 chromosome 9, ASM1920278v2, whole genome shotgun sequence DNA harbors:
- the LOC125028949 gene encoding structure-specific endonuclease subunit slx1-like yields MADGEVVEDFYGVYLLYCINPQYKGRTYIGFTVDPNRRIKQHNKGVRAGGAYKTSNRGPWEMVLIVHGFPNDISALRFEWAWQHPERSRRLRGMGRKKAKETKYEYCLRILATMLQTKPWSRLPLTLRWLKQQYFKEFPAGMEAPNHMPIAYGPVKPAKVRKNEEEQEIEVLEVTCLLCDDAVTQTERMRCLSTSCQLNAHVRCLAQHMLRGEPPGTLLPLEGPCPSCGSVLLWGDLVRLKRGCYQQEEEEVEDHWVETLSQAV; encoded by the exons ATGGCTGATGGTGAAGTTGTTGAAGATTTTTATGGAGTTTACTTGTTGTACTGCATAAATCCACAGTACAAAGGACGTACATATATTGGCTTTACTGTTGACCCCAATCGCCGTATCAAGCAGCACAACAAAGGTGTTAGGGCAGGAGGTGCATATAAAACCAGTAACAGGGGGCCATG gGAAATGGTTCTTATTGTCCATGGATTTCCAAATGACATATCTGCGCTCAGA TTTGAATGGGCCTGGCAGCATCCAGAAAGAAGTCGTCGGTTGAGAGGTATGGGCcgtaaaaaagcaaaagaaacaaaatatgaatattgTCTACGGATTCTGGCAACTATGTTACAAACTAAACCTTGGTCTCGCCTGCCTCTTACACTTAGGTGGCTCAAACAACAGTACTTCAAAGAATTTCCT gCAGGGATGGAGGCCCCCAATCACATGCCAATTGCTTATGGTCCAGTAAAACCTGCAAAGGTtagaaagaatgaagaggaacaagaaattgAAGTTTTGGAGGTGACATGCTTGCTGTGTGATGATGCAGTGACACAAACAGAAAGGATGAG ATGTTTATCTACCTCTTGTCAATTAAATGCTCATGTCAGATGCCTTGCACAACATATGCTACGTGGAGAACCACCAGGGACTCTGCTTCCTCTAGAAGGCCCATGTCCAAGCTGTGGGTCTGTATTGCTATGGGGTGACCTTGTAAGACTGAAGCGTGGATGCTAtcagcaagaagaggaggaagtggaagatcaTTGGGTTGAGACTTTAAGTCAGGCTGTATAA
- the LOC125029086 gene encoding protein ABHD14B-like produces MPQVRTATLLLVFAGTSILISVMIITGSIQKLLLHTSRAVKDGSREEALENIDFWKTVELEESDLPSSINETAVQARVESRTVSVMETDIFYREAQPPEGVRSSGEAVVLLHGAEFSSEKWEELNTIGILAAMGHRVLAVDLPGYGKSSKGEPGDKADFLQELFMKLEVTKPILISPSMSGSYSIPFVIKYPQALGGFVPVAPVGTEKLKANAPELMIPTLITYGELDLELGHKSREVLFARIPTSQIVPLPDANHPAYLDQPVLFHTLLYNFIQNIHARKA; encoded by the exons ATGCCGCAAGTGCGCACTGCGACTCTCCTCCTCGTGTTCGCCGGGACGTCTATTCTCATctcggtgatgataataacaggatcCATTCAGAAACTTCTTCTGCATACTTCCCGCGCAGTCAAG GACGGAAGCAGGGAGGAAGCGCTTGAAAACATAGACTTCTGGAAGACCGTCGAACTGGAGGAAAGCGATCTACCTTCCAGTATCAACGAAACGGCTGTTCAGGCGCGGGTCGAATCCAGAACAGTCAGTGTCATG GAGACAGACATCTTTTATCGAGAAGCACAGCCGCCGGAAGGAGTGAGAAGCAGCGGGGAAGCGGTAGTTCTTCTCCACGGTGCCGAGTTTTCGTCGGAAAAATGGGAAGAACTAAACACTATCGGCATCCTCGCCGCCATGGGCCATCGGGTGCTGGCGGTGGATCTTCCAG GTTATGGAAAATCAAGCAAAGGCGAGCCAGGTGATAAGGCTGACTTTTTGCAAGAGTTGTTCATGAAGTTGGAAGTTACAAAACCAATCTTGATTTCCCCCTCCATGAGCGGCAGCTACTCCATCCCGTTCGTCATCAAATACCCGCAGGCTCTTGGTGGATTCGTGCCCGTCGCTCCTGTGGGCACTGAGAAACTCAAAGCAAATGCGCCGGAACTGATG ATTCCGACGCTCATAACGTACGGCGAGCTGGACCTAGAGCTCGGCCACAAGTCGCGCGAGGTCTTGTTCGCCCGCATCCCGACGTCGCAGATAGTGCCGCTGCCCGACGCCAACCACCCGGCCTACCTGGACCAGCCGGTCTTGTTCCATACATTACTCTATAATTTCATTCAAAACATCCACGCTCGGAAAGCCTAA